From Candidatus Omnitrophota bacterium, a single genomic window includes:
- a CDS encoding DUF4139 domain-containing protein: MKKLALAVLSLLFASSALAQESVEVTIYNQNFALVKDQRYFDLDKGINRIEFKDVAALIEPTSVHFTSLSAPASCGILEQNYEYDLVNAGKLLFKYIDKPIKVVTKEGDVYEGTLLSYDDSQLVIQTKDGLAMVARPDNIKQISFDKLPEGLITKPTLIWLINSDKKMKHLTEVSYLTNGINWNCEYVTVLDKDDKSLDLDGWVSITNNCGTTYKDAKIKLIAGEIKRAYAVGGLRADKMMLMEAKASSAPQFEEKSFFEYHMYTLQRPATIKNNQNKQISLINSSGVSVKKELIFDPSKGNNSWWYYSDRDETLKENTRVELEVVNSKANNLGMPLPQGKVKVYKKDTDGSLQFIGEDAIEHTPKDEKIRLYIGNAFDVVGERTRKDFKTEYRTARESFEIVLRNHKEQDVEVRVVEKLWRYTGWEITATSMNFEKKDASTIEYVVKVPKNGQAKVTYTAKYTW; this comes from the coding sequence ATGAAAAAGCTTGCCTTAGCCGTACTTTCGCTGTTGTTCGCTTCCTCAGCCTTGGCCCAGGAATCCGTAGAAGTCACCATCTACAACCAGAATTTCGCGTTGGTCAAGGACCAGCGCTATTTCGACCTCGATAAAGGCATAAACAGGATAGAGTTCAAAGATGTGGCCGCGCTCATAGAGCCCACGTCCGTGCATTTCACCTCGCTCTCGGCCCCGGCCTCATGCGGCATTCTCGAACAGAATTACGAATACGACCTGGTCAACGCCGGCAAGCTCCTCTTTAAATACATAGACAAGCCGATTAAGGTCGTGACAAAAGAAGGGGATGTCTACGAAGGCACGCTGTTAAGCTACGATGACAGCCAGCTGGTCATCCAGACGAAGGACGGCCTTGCTATGGTCGCTCGCCCGGATAACATCAAACAGATATCTTTCGATAAACTTCCCGAAGGCCTTATCACGAAGCCGACTCTCATCTGGCTGATCAACAGCGACAAGAAGATGAAGCACCTCACCGAGGTATCTTATCTTACCAACGGCATCAACTGGAACTGCGAATACGTCACGGTCCTCGACAAGGACGACAAGAGCCTGGACCTCGACGGTTGGGTCAGCATTACTAATAATTGCGGTACTACATATAAAGACGCGAAGATAAAACTGATAGCCGGTGAAATAAAACGCGCATACGCGGTAGGCGGCCTCCGCGCCGACAAGATGATGCTGATGGAAGCGAAGGCGTCAAGCGCCCCGCAGTTCGAGGAGAAATCGTTCTTTGAATATCATATGTATACCTTGCAACGCCCCGCCACGATAAAGAACAATCAGAACAAGCAGATATCGTTGATAAATTCGTCCGGCGTTTCGGTAAAGAAAGAGCTGATATTCGACCCTTCGAAGGGCAACAACAGCTGGTGGTATTATTCGGACAGGGATGAGACGCTGAAAGAGAATACCAGGGTAGAGCTGGAAGTGGTCAACAGCAAAGCCAACAACCTCGGTATGCCGCTTCCGCAGGGCAAGGTAAAGGTCTACAAGAAAGATACCGACGGATCCCTGCAGTTCATCGGTGAAGACGCCATAGAGCACACACCGAAGGACGAGAAAATACGCCTATATATAGGGAATGCATTCGATGTAGTGGGCGAAAGGACCCGTAAGGATTTCAAGACCGAGTACCGCACCGCCCGGGAATCCTTCGAAATAGTCCTTCGCAACCACAAGGAACAGGACGTGGAAGTAAGGGTGGTCGAGAAGCTGTGGAGATACACAGGCTGGGAGATAACCGCTACGTCCATGAATTTCGAGAAGAAAGATGCTTCTACTATAGAATACGTGGTCAAGGTCCCGAAGAACGGGCAAGCCAAGGTCACCTACACGGCAAAGTATACCTGGTAA
- a CDS encoding thioredoxin family protein, giving the protein MKKLLKIFLASLALTFTFSHAFAWENDLEQAASRAKANRKMIFVILGREACTNCQHLKKMIRTNAVNLKADRYIIADINCDNKKQNTDFFKRYSVGGKTLPFVVIARPDGTMLVSRTGYGEAADYQKLIKEAEKKFSSK; this is encoded by the coding sequence ATGAAAAAGCTTCTCAAGATATTCTTGGCAAGCCTGGCATTGACCTTCACATTCTCCCACGCCTTTGCCTGGGAAAACGATCTCGAACAGGCGGCCTCCAGGGCGAAAGCTAACCGCAAGATGATATTCGTCATTTTAGGCCGCGAGGCCTGCACCAACTGCCAGCACCTGAAAAAAATGATAAGGACAAACGCCGTAAATTTGAAAGCCGACCGGTATATCATCGCCGACATCAACTGTGATAATAAAAAGCAAAATACCGATTTTTTCAAACGATATTCTGTAGGAGGAAAAACCCTGCCATTCGTAGTCATAGCGAGGCCTGACGGCACAATGCTGGTATCGCGCACGGGATACGGTGAAGCTGCCGATTACCAGAAACTGATCAAAGAGGCGGAAAAGAAGTTTTCTTCGAAATAA
- the acpS gene encoding holo-ACP synthase produces MIEGFGVDIVEVKRIKAAAKKFGARFLDKIFTKRELAYCRRRVSPEQHLAARFAAKEAVYKAFGGDGNNPIAWTDVEIINDKHGKPLVVLRGTAKRLMTKRGVKKAVVSLSHTKNYAVGNCILLK; encoded by the coding sequence ATGATAGAAGGATTCGGGGTAGATATAGTCGAAGTCAAGAGGATAAAAGCCGCCGCCAAGAAGTTCGGGGCCCGGTTCCTCGATAAGATATTTACCAAGCGTGAGCTTGCCTACTGCAGGAGAAGAGTCTCGCCCGAGCAGCATCTTGCGGCCCGGTTCGCCGCGAAAGAGGCCGTGTACAAGGCCTTCGGAGGCGACGGGAATAACCCCATCGCCTGGACCGACGTGGAGATAATAAACGATAAGCACGGAAAACCCCTGGTAGTCCTCAGAGGCACCGCAAAAAGGCTAATGACAAAGCGCGGGGTCAAGAAGGCCGTCGTCAGCCTTTCGCATACCAAAAATTACGCGGTCGGCAACTGCATATTATTAAAATGA
- a CDS encoding GTP-binding protein: protein MAKEKFLRNKPHVNVGTIGHVDHGKMTLTAAITMC, encoded by the coding sequence ATGGCAAAGGAAAAATTTTTACGCAATAAGCCCCACGTTAACGTAGGCACAATAGGCCACGTAGACCACGGCAAGATGACATTGACCGCCGCCATTACCATGTGCTT
- a CDS encoding TMEM165/GDT1 family protein encodes MDLRIFFTIFTTVLLAELGDKTQLATMLFATNAQNSRLMVFLASASALVFASGIAVLVGNTLGKYVEPKHLSWVAGIGFVIIGIWTIAKA; translated from the coding sequence ATGGACCTAAGAATATTTTTTACGATATTTACGACGGTGTTACTCGCAGAGCTCGGGGACAAGACACAGCTTGCGACTATGCTCTTCGCGACAAATGCGCAGAATTCAAGATTAATGGTATTCCTGGCTTCGGCGTCCGCGCTTGTATTCGCGTCAGGGATAGCCGTATTAGTTGGGAATACCTTGGGGAAATACGTGGAGCCGAAACATCTCTCCTGGGTCGCCGGCATAGGGTTCGTGATAATCGGCATTTGGACGATCGCCAAGGCGTAA
- a CDS encoding NAD(P)H-hydrate dehydratase — translation MMKIPKRKADSNKGDYGRVFVLAGSPGFTGAAALCSRAALLSGSGLVTLGIARSLNPIMARKLTEVMTKPLPETRGGTLSEKAYAGIMKFADKADCLAIGPGLSRNPGTQRLVRKLIIALKGPVVLDADGLNALEGRAELLRRAKAPVVVTPHPGEMSRLAGLSVKKVSAAKEKVAKEFANKYNVVCVLKGHRTVVAAPGGRRYVNSTGNPGMAKGGTGDVLTGMIASFIGQGIRPFDSAKLGVYLHGLAGDLAAKDKGEVSMLASDLLDKIPAAIKKLSSS, via the coding sequence ATGATGAAAATCCCGAAAAGAAAAGCCGATTCCAACAAAGGCGACTATGGCCGCGTCTTTGTCCTGGCCGGCTCGCCGGGATTTACCGGCGCGGCAGCCCTCTGCTCCCGGGCGGCGCTGCTCTCGGGAAGCGGGCTTGTGACGCTGGGGATAGCGAGAAGCCTCAATCCTATCATGGCAAGGAAGCTCACCGAGGTAATGACTAAGCCCCTGCCGGAGACACGCGGCGGTACGTTAAGCGAAAAGGCCTATGCGGGGATCATGAAATTTGCCGATAAGGCCGATTGCCTGGCTATAGGGCCCGGTTTGTCGCGTAACCCGGGCACGCAGCGGCTTGTAAGGAAGCTTATAATCGCCTTAAAAGGACCGGTAGTCCTCGATGCGGACGGTTTAAACGCGCTTGAGGGCAGGGCGGAGCTGCTCAGGCGCGCCAAAGCGCCTGTTGTTGTCACGCCCCATCCCGGTGAGATGTCGAGGTTGGCCGGGTTGAGCGTGAAAAAGGTTTCGGCGGCTAAAGAAAAAGTTGCAAAAGAGTTCGCGAATAAGTATAATGTGGTCTGCGTTTTGAAGGGCCACCGCACGGTCGTGGCCGCTCCTGGCGGAAGGAGATATGTCAATTCCACGGGAAATCCCGGCATGGCCAAGGGCGGTACAGGAGATGTGCTTACCGGCATGATCGCGTCGTTCATCGGGCAGGGCATAAGGCCTTTTGACTCGGCGAAGCTCGGCGTATACCTGCATGGGCTCGCGGGCGACCTGGCGGCAAAAGATAAAGGCGAGGTCAGCATGCTCGCCTCGGATTTATTAGATAAAATACCGGCTGCAATTAAGAAGCTCTCTTCCTCTTAG